Genomic DNA from Deltaproteobacteria bacterium:
TTATTTTTGCGGTGAAAGGAGGTTTTTTACGTAGTGAGAATGTTCGTCCTGGACCGGATCAAGATGCTCAACCTTACCGATGAGCGCTTCACCCTGCGCAAGAATTTTCACCTGGATGATTTCATGCGCCACAGCTTCAAGGTGATGCACGATGAGCTTTACACGGCAAAGGTCAGGATCTCTCCCGGCTGGGCCCGGCGGGTAGGGGAGAAGATCTGGCGCGAGAGCCAGAAGATTACCAAGCTACCCGACGGTAGCCTGGAGATTACCTTCCGAGTTGCCGGCCTGGATGAAATCAAGCGCTGGATTTTGAGTTTTGGCCCAGAGACCCTTGTCTTGGAGCCGGAAAAGCTCAAAGAAATGGTTCGTAAGGATCTATCCAGGAATTTGGCTCAATATTCAAATAGCCCTGTTTCTATGAACTTAATGAAGGAAATTAGAGCGGTTTGCCACGGGACTCGTGGGTAGAGACCGGATTGTCAAGAATAAAGATTTCACCCCTGACCCGCGGTGGTGTAGGAGGAGAGGTGCTGTGAGGTACCTCTCTATCCTGATTATGCGTCGGAAGAAAAGGGCGTGTCATCAACGTAAGCCAAGTGACGTGACAAGAATGAGACAAGCATGACCAACGATTCCACCACCCTTAGCCTGCTCGAATCCCACCTCTGGGAAGCCGCAAATATCCTGCGCGGCCCGGTGGATGCCGCTGACTTCAAGAGCTACGTTTTCCCGTTGCTCTTCTTCAAGCGCATCTCGGATGTGTATGACGAAGAATACGCGGCGGCGCTGGCAGAATCAGGTGGCGACGAGGAATACGCCCAGTTCCCGCAAAACTACCGCTTTCAGATTCCGAAAGGGTGTCACTGGAGCGATGTGCGCGTGGTCACGACCAACGTCGGCCAGGCGCTGCAAAAGGCCATGCGCGGCATCGAGAGGGCTAACCCGGAAACGCTTTACGGTATCTTCGGCGATGCCGCGTGGTCCAACAAGGATCGTCTGCCAGATTCGCTGCTCCGCGACCTCATCGAGCATTTCTCGCGCATCGCGCTCGGCAACCAGGCGGCGCAGGCGGACA
This window encodes:
- a CDS encoding WYL domain-containing protein, translated to MFVLDRIKMLNLTDERFTLRKNFHLDDFMRHSFKVMHDELYTAKVRISPGWARRVGEKIWRESQKITKLPDGSLEITFRVAGLDEIKRWILSFGPETLVLEPEKLKEMVRKDLSRNLAQYSNSPVSMNLMKEIRAVCHGTRG
- a CDS encoding class I SAM-dependent DNA methyltransferase, with translation MTNDSTTLSLLESHLWEAANILRGPVDAADFKSYVFPLLFFKRISDVYDEEYAAALAESGGDEEYAQFPQNYRFQIPKGCHWSDVRVVTTNVGQALQKAMRGIERANPETLYGIFGDAAWSNKDRLPDSLLRDLIEHFSRIALGNQAAQADILGQSYEYLIKKFADATNKKAGEFYTPRSVVRLMVNILDPRESESIYDPACGTGGMLLEAVHHVRENHGDDRTLWGRLFAQEKNLTTS